Proteins encoded together in one Chelonoidis abingdonii isolate Lonesome George chromosome 1, CheloAbing_2.0, whole genome shotgun sequence window:
- the MZT1 gene encoding mitotic-spindle organizing protein 1, translating to MASGAANLNAVRETMDVLLEISRILNTGLDMETLSICVRLCEQGINPEALSSVIKELRKATEALKAAENMTS from the exons ATGGCGAGCGGCGCAGCCAATTTAAACGCGGTGAGAGAGACGATGGACG tTCTGCTTGAGATTTCAAGAATATTAAACACTGGTTTGGATATGGAAACTTTGTCTATTTGTGTGCGGTTGTGTGAGCAAGGTATAAATCCAGAGGCCTTATCCTCAGTAATTAAAGAGCTACGCAAGGCTACAGAAGCGCTAAAG GCTGCTGAAAATATGACAAGTTGA